Proteins co-encoded in one Sparus aurata chromosome 18, fSpaAur1.1, whole genome shotgun sequence genomic window:
- the LOC115569309 gene encoding uncharacterized protein LOC115569309 codes for MKPFLSVFHAKAHDFRCEVKWSGAYQEGAGLTLGEEVEQVNSFLSRIAVTTKHMSKAGRTYMLTLMAMHWKQKVRNLATSLSHRYLKTTKALENQLRNLESMKAELAVTESQLEDWVSDLKEWAEATTNKTSDTAALASKIEVLVASIKRRSQRLYKDTDSSKGHARILRKIREEKGILTSVVEKYNRVVPSTETLCLETILCGETAWPWQLPHGDFVDLRTKRRAFDIVMAVRRLQEEKEILVMEMNHHWKSLSTRGDSLKELSCLVSRATVQNSPWGLSEDGLKGLQSIIRRKQHNIRDMMATARYSYWQVLTGAETINFLHSVSDDYSDSDSDISDDALCYLWKQTFPAGQRVQRGHPLGAQSVPPPVPE; via the exons ATGAAGCCCTTTCTCTCAGTCTTTCATGCCAAAGCCCATGACTTCAGATGTGAA GTGAAATGGAGTGGGGCGTATCAGGAGGGGGCTGGATTAACACTAGGGGAGGAGGTGGAACAGGTCAATTCCTTCCTCTCTCGTATTGCAGTGACCACCAAACATATGTCAAAAGCAG GACGTACATACATGCTGACGCTCATGGCCATGCACTGGAAGCAAAAGGTCCGCAACCTGGCAACGTCACTGTCCCACAGATATCTGAAA ACCACAAAAGCTCTAGAAAACCAGTTGCGGAACCTGGAGTCCATGAAGGCAGAGTTGGCAGTGACTGAGAGCCAGTTGGAAGACTGGGTCAGTGATTTGAAGGAGTGGGCAGAAG CAACAACCAACAAGACAAGTGACACTGCTGCCTTGGCCAGCAAGATTGAGGTGCTGGTTGCAAGTATCAAGAGACGCTCACAGCGTCTttacaaagacacagacagcagcaaaGGTCATGCCAGAATCCTCCGCAAGATTAGAGAGGAGAAAGGGATCCTGACGTCTGTTGTGGAAAAATACAACAGAGTGGTTCCGAGCACAGAAACTTTGTGCTTGGAAACCATTCTGTGTGGAGAGACTGCTTGGCCATGGCAGCTACCACATGGTG ACTTTGTTGACCTCAGGACAAAGAGAAGAGCTTTTGACATTGTGATGGCAGTAAGGAGACtccaggaggagaaggagattCTCGTCATGGAGATGAACCACCATTGGAAGTCCCTTTCAACTCGTGGTGATTCCCTGAAAGAGCTGTCCTGCCTGGTTTCTAGGGCGACAGTGCAAA ATTCACCGTGGGGCCTAAGTGAAGACGGGTTGAAAGGTCTGCAGAGCATCATCCgaagaaagcagcacaacatcAGAGATATGATGGCTACTGCGAGATACAGCTACTGGCAAGTTTTGACTGGAGCAGAGACCATCAACTTCTTGCACAGTGTTTCAGATGATTATTCTGACAGTGACTCTGACATTTCTGATGACGCACTCTGTTATTTATGGAAGCAAactt TCCCAGCTGGGCAGCGAGTCCAGAGGGGTCATCCATTAGGGGCCCAGTCAGTGCCACCACCTGTCCCAGAGTAA
- the LOC115569391 gene encoding uncharacterized protein LOC115569391: MCLSETWQREEEFIHLNELCPAGCSAVGKPRPCRRGGGLAVVFRDSCTCKVIQSQEFTSFESQMVMVGSSSPFYCVSVYRPPGPAAVFLKDFSDFLSSIIKLESVLILGDFNLHVDDSSSCSAKELLTLTEAFNFEQHVSEPTHQKGHILDLVFTLGLDISNVSVQDVHLSDHCLVLFNLHFSPEPKPLEVRSQRRVISANTADSFSAMFDPLLFKDCLDVDNFIHYFTSHCVEILDQVAPVKSNSSIQKKLCPWTNEDTLSLKRLCRKTERLWKSTNLEVHRLYLRDLVSSYNEMVENARSDYIRKCCLTRSILLFVLLLQLPLSFVKLTAMHC, encoded by the exons ATGTGTCTTTCGGAGACatggcagagagaggaagagtttaTTCATCTTAATGAACTTTGTCCAGCAGGCTGCTCTGCTGTCGGGAAGCCCCGCCCATGTCGTCGTGGGGGGGGTCTGGCTGTTGTATTCAGGGACAGTTGCACATGCAAAGTGATTCAATCACAGGAATTCACTTCATTTGAGTCCCAGATGGTCATGGTGGGTTCTTCAAGTCCATTCTATTGTGTGTCAGTCTACCGTcctcctggtcctgctgctgtgtttttgaagGATTTTAGTGACTTTTTATCCTCCATAATAAAGTTGGAATCTGTTCTAATTCTTGGAGACTTTAACCTTCATGTTGATGACAGCTCATCTTGCTCCGCAAAGGAGCTTTTAACTTTGACTGAAGCTTTTAATTTTGAGCAACATGTTTCTGAGCCCACACACCAAAAAGGCCACATCTTAGACTTAGTTTTTACGCTTGGCCTAGACATTTCAAATGTGTCTGTGCAGGACGTCCATCTGAGTGatcattgtcttgttttgtttaatctgCACTTTAGCCCTGAGCCTAAGCCCTTAGAAGTTAGGTCTCAGAGGCGTGTTATCTCTGCTAATACTGCAGACAGTTTTTCTGCTATGTTTGACCCTCTTTTGTTCAAGGATTGCCTTGATGTGGACAATTTCATTCACTATTTTACCAGTCATTGTGTTGAAATTCTGGATCAGGTGGCACCTGTTAAATCGAACTCGTCAATACAGAAAAAACTGTGCCCTTGGACAAATGAAGATACCCTGAGTCTGAAGAGACTATGTCGAAAGACTGAGCGTCTGTGGAAATCCACTAACCTTGAGGTGCACAGACTTTATCTCAGGGATCTTGTGTCCTCATACAATGAGATGGTGGAAAATGCCAGATCTGACTATATTCGC AAGTGTTGTTTGACACGATCAATTCTCTTGTTTGTCCTGCTGCTCCAATTACCCCTGTCTTTTGTGAAGCTGACAGCAATGCATTGTTGA